A genomic segment from Diospyros lotus cultivar Yz01 chromosome 5, ASM1463336v1, whole genome shotgun sequence encodes:
- the LOC127802093 gene encoding SNF2 domain-containing protein CLASSY 3-like: MPFGPESRKRELEVHDEVEHGSSYWTRSKAGSRRKPPETAKTVSSSDSDLSMTSGETTDDDSSDEDFDVLSVRKRAPRSKMKEVDEQEQDGDSSKGDDEKNDESVSRKEFPGKNSQKVRLSSSIGQQVEEQRGFKEGCRIFRTLLYSILDEKNIVLEEQASKQAKNLPSTEHALPLKFTFELEKPELVEKSDIDKITDDLFAEMQFAIRSEEMGSSPRTGDGAGPEAERNQTTPFCHGKHNFILDEEIGIKCSYCSIVELEIKYVTPSFGEYLFARETSNNEYVSASKDFSMFDGFKFEGSKACLQDPCNHAEGTVWDVLPGKKESMYPHQIEGYEFLWRNLAGTTRLSELGKADASRVGGCMISHAPGTGKTRLTIVFIETFLTLFPNCLPVVVAPAGMLLTWEEEFRKWKVQFPFHNLNNPEVSGQENATSTGLLSKSVFQSKNALRMVKLHSWSKGKSVLGISYTLYEKLAGTKYVQAEGKNKRKKLTRGKEDELLRKILLELPGLVILDEGHTPRNQRSGIWKTLLQLQTKRRIILSGTPFQNNFEELFNTLHLVRPAVADMISSGGRRYYRKQLRGKRAFVYGSSGKEVDTIEKLKATISPFVHVHKGSILQQSLSGLRDCAVLLYPSQLQMEIIKTLQPSANTFEFEHKVALVSVHPSLLLQCKETSVSDPNVLEQHRLDPYQGVKTRFIMELIRLCVATKEKVLIFSQYIDPLELIKDQLKSIFNWHEGREVLQMHGTLEQRCRQKFIGIFNDSGSEAKVMLASIKCCSEGISLIGASRVVLIDVVWNPSVERQAISRAYRLGQEKVVYTYNLMASGTTEGEKYCRQVEKNRLSELFFSSGSKEREEKNRATTFNDVILEEMVAHGKLKDMFERIIYQPKQTNLVEKISIPHPIPGSS, translated from the exons ATGCCATTTGGTCCTGAAAGTAGGAAAAGGGAACTGGAGGTTCATGATGAAGTTGAACATGGCAGTTCTTACTGGACGCGTTCAAAAGCAGGATCTAGAAGGAAGCCTCCAGAGACTGCTAAAACTGTCTCCAGTAGTGACTCGGATCTATCGATGACTTCTGGTGAAACAACTGATGATGATTCAAGTGATgaggattttgatgttttgtcTGTTAGGAAGAGGGCACCAAGGTCTAAGATGAAGGAGGTTGATGAACAAGAACAGGATGGTGACAGTAGCAAGGGagatgatgaaaaaaatgatgaatCTGTGAGCAGAAAAGAATTCCCAGGGAAGAATAGTCAAAAGGTAAGGCTCAGTTCTTCAATTGGGCAACAGGTGGAGGAGCAACGCGGATTCAAAGAAGGTTGCCGTATCTTTAGGACTCTTCTTTATTCtattttggatgaaaagaaTATTGTACTTGAAGAGCAGGCATCTAAACAAGCTAAGAATTTGCCTTCGACGGAGCATGCCCTTCCTCTGAAGTTCACATTTGAGTTAGAGAAACCCGAGCTGGTGGAGAAATCAGATATTGATAAAATCACAGATGATTTGTTTGCTGAGATGCAATTTGCTATCAGGTCCGAGGAAATGGGTTCCTCTCCTCGCACG GGTGACGGTGCTGGCCCAGAAGCTGAAAGAAACCAAACCACTCCTTTCTGTCATGGGAAGCATAATTTTATCCTTGACGAGGAGATTGGGATAAAGTGCAGTTATTGTTCTATTGTGGAGCTTGAGATCAAATATGTAACACCATCGTTT GGTGAATATTTATTTGCTCGTGAAACATCAAACAATGAATATGTTTCTGCCAGCAAAGACTTCTCTATGTTTGATGGGTTTAAATTTGAAGGTTCAAAGGCTTGTCTACAGGATCCTTGCAATCATGCCGAAGGAACAGTTTGGGATGTCTTGCCTGGAAAAAAAGAGAGCATGTATCCTCACCAAATAGAAGGTTATGAGTTCTTATGGAGGAATTTAGCGGGAACCACTCGTCTCAGTGAATTGGGAAAGGCCGATGCAAGTAGAGTAGGGGGCTGCATGATTTCACATGCCCCTGGAACCGGGAAAACCCGGTTAACCATAGTTTTCATTGAGACATTTCTGACTTTATTTCCAAACTGTCTCCCAGTCGTTGTTGCTCCTGCTGGCATGTTGTTGACTTGGGAAGAGGAGTTCAGGAAATGGAAGGTACAATTTCCTTTCCATAACCTGAACAATCCAGAAGTCTCGGGCCAGGAAAATGCAACCTCCACTGGATTACTGTCCAAAAGCGTGTTTCAGAGCAAAAATGCGCTGCGCATGGTAAAGTTACATTCTTGGAGCAAAGGAAAAAGCGTGCTTGGAATTAGTTATACTTTGTACGAGAAGCTGGCTGGTACAAAATATGTGCAAGCTGAAggtaaaaataagagaaagaagctTACTCGTGGGAAGGAAGATGAACTGCTAAGAAAGATTTTGCTGGAGTTGCCCGGCTTGGTAATTCTTGATGAAGGACACACGCCACGCAATCAACGGAGTGGGATTTGGAAAACTCTCTTACAACTTCAAACAAAAAGGCGGATCATCCTTTCAGGCACCCCTTTCCAAAACAATTTTGAGGAGCTCTTCAATACACTACATCTAGTAAGACCAGCAGTTGCAGACATGATTTCATCAGGAGGTAGGAGATATTACAGAAAGCAACTGAGAGGGAAAAGGGCTTTTGTGTATGGTtcaagtgggaaagaagttgATACAATTGAGAAGCTTAAAGCTACAATATCTCCATTTGTTCATGTTCACAAAGGTAGCATTCTTCAGCAAAGTCTTTCCGGGTTGAGAGATTGTGCAGTTCTTCTATATCCGTCCCAACTACAGATGGAAATTATTAAAACTTTACAACCTTCTGCCAACACTTTCGAGTTTGAGCACAAGGTGGCATTGGTTTCTGTGCACCCATCTTTGCTCTTACAGTGTAAAGAAACATCTGTCAGTGATCCGAATGTGCTAGAGCAGCATAGGCTTGACCCTTATCAAGGTGTGAAGACAAGGTTTATTATGGAACTAATTCGCCTGTGTGTGGCTACAAAAGAAAAGGTCCTTATATTTAGTCAGTATATTGACCCTTTGGAGTTAATCAAGGACCAGCTGAAATCAATTTTCAATTGGCACGAGGGAAGGGAAGTTCTCCAAATGCATGGCACACTAGAACAGAGATGCCGGCAAAAGTTTATTGGCATTTTCAATGACTCCGGGAGTGAAGCTAAAGTAATGCTGGCATCAATAAAATGCTGTTCAGAAGGAATAAGCTTAATTGGAGCTTCAAGAGTTGTTCTGATAGACGTTGTTTGGAATCCATCCGTGGAGAGGCAAGCCATAAGCAGGGCTTATAGACTCGGTCAAGAGAAGGTCGTTTATACATATAATCTTATGGCATCTGGGACAACAGAGGGGGAGAAATACTGTAGACAAGTTGAGAAGAACCGTCTATCTGAGTTGTTTTTCTCCTCTGGTAgcaaggaaagagaagaaaagaatcgTGCTACAACCTTCAACGATGTCATTTTGGAGGAGATGGTTGCGCATGGAAAGCTCAAAGATATGTTTGAGAGGATCATTTACCAGCCAAAACAGACGAATTTAGTCGAAAAAATCTCTATCCCTCACCCCATACCAGGATCCTCTTAG